Proteins encoded together in one Orcinus orca chromosome 13, mOrcOrc1.1, whole genome shotgun sequence window:
- the SLC20A1 gene encoding sodium-dependent phosphate transporter 1, which produces MASTMATLIATTIAATAASGPLVDYLWMLVLGFVIAFVLAFSVGANDVANSFGTAVGSGVVTLKQACILASIFETVGSVLLGARVSETIRKGLIDVEKYNSTQELLMAGSVSAMFGSAVWQLVASFLKLPISGTHCIVGATIGFSLVAKGQEGVKWSELIKIVMSWFVSPLLSGIMSGILFFLVRAFILRKADPVPNGLRALPVFYACTVGINLFSIMYTGAPLLGFDKLPLWGTILISVGCAVFCALIVWFFVCPRMKRKIEREIKSSPSESPLMEKKNSLKEDREETKLSLSDTETRNPVSEVGSAATGPLRAAVEERTVSFKLGDLEEAPERERLPSVDLKEETSIDGTMNGAVQLPNGNLVQFNQAVSNQINSSGHYQYHTVHKDSGLYKELLHKLHLAKVGDCMGDSGDKPLRRNNSYTSYTMAICGMPLDSFRAKEGEQKGEEMEKLTWPNGDSKKRIRMDSYTSYCNAVSDIHSASEIDVSVKAEMGLGDRKGSTSSLEEWCDQDKPEVSLLFQFLQILTACFGSFAHGGNDVSNAIGPLVALYLVYDTGDVSSKVATPIWLLLYGGVGICIGLWVWGRRVIQTMGKDLTPITPSSGFSIELASALTVVIASNIGLPISTTHCKVGSVVSVGWLRSKKAVDWRLFRNIFMAWFVTVPISGVISAAIMAVFKYVILRV; this is translated from the exons ATGGCATCTACCATGGCAACGCTGATTGCCACTACTATTGCTGCTACTGCCGCTTCTGGTCCATTGGTGGACTACCTATGGATGCTCGTCCTGGGCTTCGTTATTGCATTTGTCCTGGCATTCTCCGTGGGAGCCAATGATGTAGCAAATTCGTTTGGTACAGCCGTGGGATCAGGTGTAGTGACCCTGAAGCAAGCCTGCATCCTAGCTAGTATCTTTGAGACAGTGGGCTCCGTCCTGCTGGGGGCCAGAGTGAGCGAGACCATCAGGAAGGGCTTGATTGACGTGGAGAAGTACAACTCGACACAAGAGCTGCTGATGGCCGGCTCTGTCAGTGCGATGTTTG GTTCTGCTGTGTGGCAACTAGTGGCTTCGTTTTTGAAGCTTCCCATTTCTGGAACCCATTGTATCGTTGGTGCAACCATTGGTTTCTCCCTGGTGGCGAAGGGGCAGGAGGGGGTCAAGTGGTCAGAACTGATAAAAATTG TGATGTCTTGGTTCGTCTCACCGCTGCTTTCTGGTATTATGTCTGGAATTTTATTCTTCCTTGTTCGTGCATTCATCCTCCGTAAG GCAGATCCGGTTCCTAACGGGTTGCGAGCTTTGCCAGTGTTCTATGCCTGCACAGTTGGAATCAACCTCTTTTCCATCATGTACACTGGAGCACCTT TGCTGGGCTTTGACAAACTTCCTCTGTGGGGTACCATCCTCATCTCGGTGGGATGTGCAGTTTTCTGTGCCCTTATCGTCTGGTTCTTTGTATGTCCCAGGATGAAGAGAAAAATTGAAC GAGAAATCAAGTCTAGTCCTTCTGAAAGCCccttaatggaaaaaaagaatagcttGAAAGAAGACCGTGAAGAAACAAAGTTGTCTCTCAGTGATACCGAAACCAGGAATCCCGTCTCAGAGGTAGGGTCAGCAGCCACTGGGCCCCTGCGGGCTGCAGTGGAGGAGAGAACGGTCTCGTTCAAACTTGGAGACCTGGAGGAAGCTCCAGAGCGAGAGAGGCTTCCCAGCGTGGACCTGAAAGAGGAAACCAGCATAGATGGCACGATGAACG GTGCAGTGCAGTTGCCTAATGGGAACCTAGTTCAGTTCAATCAAGCTGTCAGTAACCAGATAAACTCCAGCGGCCACTATCAGTATCACACGGTGCATAAGGACTCCGGCTTGTACAAAGAGCTGCTCCACAAGCTACATCTTGCCAAGGTGGGCGACTGCATGGGAGACTCTGGCGACAAACCCTTGAGGCGCAACAATAGCTACACTTCCTATACCATGGCAATTTGTGGCATGCCCCTGGATTCATTCCGTGCCAAAGAAGGTGAACAGAAGGGTGAAGAGATGGAGAAGCTGACGTGGCCTAACGGAGACAGCAAGAAGCGAATTCGAATGGACAGTTACACCAGTTACTGCAACGCCGTGTCTGATATTCACTCGGCATCCGAGATCGACGTGAGCGTCAAGGCCGAGATGGGTCTGGGCGACAGAAAAGGAAGCACCAGCTCTCTAGAAGAATGGTGTGACCAGGACAAACCAGAAGTGTCTCTCCTCTTCCAGTTCCTGCAGATCCTCACGGCCTGCTTTGGCTCATTCGCCCATGGTGGCAATGACGTCAG caacgCCATCGGTCCTCTGGTTGCTTTGTATCTGGTTTATGACACGGGAGATGTTTCCTCAAAAGTAGCAACACCAATATGGCTTCTGCTCTATGGTGGTGTTGGTATCTGTATTGGTCTATGGGTTTGGGGAAGGAGAGTTATCCAGACCATGGGGAAAGATCTGACACCAATCACACCCTCTAG CGGCTTCAGTATTGAACTGGCATCTGCCCTCACTGTAGTAATTGCATCGAATATTGGCCTTCCCATCAGTACAACACATTGTAAA GTGGGCTCTGTTGTGTCCGTTGGCTGGCTCCGATCCAAAAAGGCTGTTGATTGGCGACTCTTCCGCAACATTTTTATGGCCTGGTTTGTCACAGTCCCCATTTCTGGCGTTATCAGTGCTGCTATCATGGCAGTCTTCAAATATGTCATCCTCAGAGTGTGA